Part of the Rhizoctonia solani chromosome 2, complete sequence genome is shown below.
GACTTGCTGACATAACTATCTTCAAAGTGGTACCATTTGCCATCGGACAAGTTCTTTGCATATGCCCAATAGTCACCTCCACCAAGAACGCCCATATGCTCATCAACTGCAAATAGGTCATACACGCATTCATCCGATTGACCGCTCTCCCCAACTCGTGTACTCAGATCAAGTTCAGAGATCGGGAACTCAACGAGAGCATGGATCTTATCTTGCATGGCGCGGGCGTTGGAGAAACGTTTGAGGCGGACAACAAATATATTGGGTACGGACCAGAGCTCGAATCTTTTGGTTGCTTGCTGATGCTTTTTGCGCCTAAGACAATACAAGAGGTCTTCCTCGCCAAGTTGCTCTTCCTTCGTGAACTCGTTGAGACAATCTTCGAGATCGATAGAATGCCTGCCGGAACAAGATTTGATTTATGCATCCCGCACCGCCTGGACCTCTGGGTGTACAAACTCCTCCCACTCGTCAAAAAGCAAAGACTCGGAGCCAAAGAAATGTGTCTGCATTGGCAATGACCACTGGCGTACGAGAGCGTCGGTGGGCTTGACCAGCGGCGTGGGTTGGGACAGCTTCTCGACAATTACTGCGCTGCCGTCCTCGTTCTAGGGGTCAGATAGAGTTGGGTCCCGTTTTGTCGCCTGCTCACGCGTATTCCAGTCAACCCATCGAACGGAAGAAGCATTCATATTGAGCCCTGTTTCGATCCTAGTCGCTGTTACCGAGTTAAATAGTTGTAGTTCGAATAATTCGGTTTGCGGACCAATTACCTCGaagtcctcttccccttgcgGTTCAGCAAGAGACGCGAGTTTTCCGTCATCCTGAGCGTGCTCCGTAGACGCTTCCTCTTTGGCCACGATTTCCTGGGCAGCTTGCATCTCCACATCTCGAACCACCTCGACCTTCATCTCGTCGGCTTGTGGCCTGATCTTCGTCACAGCTTCGTCCGCCTCGTCCGCCTTGGGAGGTATTTGTTCAACCAACTCCCCTTCGCCATCTTCGTCCTTGCTAAGTGGCAACCTAGGCCACGATATTTCCACAAATTACTCTTGTTCTTTGTCCATCTTTCGCATCGTTCAACCACAGCTCGGTAGATCTCCCCGCGCGAACTGGCTTTGGCCGGGGTGATTAACACAAAGAACGGTACGCCAAACGCTGTACTGCGTTGAGCCTCGGAGATGTGGAATCCAGGTAGCAGGAATGGGGCGCTTGGGTCGGTTTTGGAGATGGTTTTGGTTTAGCGCCAAATGTAAACGAGGACGTTTGAGGAGGAGGTTTGGCGATAGATTTGACGGGAACGGGAAGTTCGTATGCGACTAGGGTATCTTTCTTGGCGAGTTCGGTCAAATTCACATAGTCGTCGTAAAACTTGTAGAATTTATGCGACCATACTTTCGCCGCAAGGAGCTACGAACGAGCGAGCAAAACGAAACCAATCAGTAGTtatgccaagccaaaatTTTATTGAATAAGAAAATTGCTTAATTGAATAAACATAAACCGGGTTCGCGAGTAAATGATAGTAACAGATTGAAATGGTCGAGTGGGCAGACGGTGCTGTCAGGGTAGCGTGCGTGGCCCAGCATACGCGAAATCATACGCTAGATGTGTGAATCTTTGATTAGATAACACGCAGGAGATAGAGCCCTACTCCAGAAGTGATAGAATGTAGTGATAAAAAGGGTCGATTTGAGGCATATAGCGTACGGATGGCCAAGGCAGAAAGGAAAGGCGGTATACGAGTCAGAGAGGCGCTTGGAAAGCGAGGTGTGATAGGACAGCTTCGAGGGCGGGTATAGAGCTCGTAACAGTACCATTGAATTAATGCAATAAGAAACGAATCTGAGTCGGGAAAGAGGCATCTACAATCTACAGCACAGATCGAagcagaagaggaacgcaGCTTGGGCGGGAGAAAGACCAGGAGTACTCACACTTTCCGCTTTGACCCTGAACCATTTGGCGAACAGCTTCTTCAGATATCCATAGCTCGGGTCCTTTGGAACCTCGATTTCGACGGCCAGCGTACGTTTTCTCGTATCCCAGGTAACCCAATGAATAATGTGCCGCCATGTTTTCGTCACAGGCAGAGGAAGCGTGAGATACATAAAGGGATCGAATGTGATTGAGATCTGTACGAGGAATGCAATGAGTACTTTAAGCAGAGACGTGCACAAATCATTGTCTAGCCTAATGCAAGAACAAACCACGCGAGGTAAAATGGTTAAACTCACTTTGCTACATTCGGGGTATACAAGCGTGCTCTTGTACATACTCTGAAAGAGATCAACGATTATGCTTTTGTTTCGCTTCTTGTACCCTTCCCAGGTCTCCTTTGCAACCGCCTTTTCGTTACCGCCTTCTTCTGGCCATTCGGGTTTCTTGACGTATGGGTTCTTGAGCACTCGATTCAAGTCCTTGTGCAATCCGCCCAACAAGAACCCGAGAAACTGTTGAGTATCATGCTGTTGATAGCCTGAAAACGCAGGAGCAAACTTTCCCAAGGTATGTTTAAACTCTCTTGGCGCATACGAGTTTGTGGAGTTGCCTCACCCATAGCTCTTTGTCGCAGGCTTGGCGGATGAGCTGGGGGATGGATATAAGTGGTGGAGAAGGGCGCCAAAGACGTTAGCGATCTGACCCTGCATGCCGAGAGGGTTATCGTAGTTCAGCTCTTGCTTATAAAGACCGGAAAGGAAGTATTCCTCGAGTTCGGGAATATGGGTCAGGCACTGGAGCGCGGAATTCATAACACAAGTATTGCTGCCGGAATGTGATAGGTTAGCATAGGATATGCAATGAACAAAAAGTACAAAGAGAAAGGAAGTCCGCATCATGCTGATTATTGAAACGGGAGAGTGAAATTGCCAAGAGTAATGCCGAGTAATAATCTTGCGAAAATGCATATCAAACAACGGATTGGAGaatggataaatggatgaaGTGAAGTTTGTACCGTATGAGGACAAACAGAATAAAAATATGAGATGGGATATCCATTGTATATCAGGGGCAATGTGAACGTATGGGAACTTGAATCAGGGTGGAGACTCGAAACAATCGGATAAACAACCCAGTACTCACAGATTTTGTAAACCCGTGGTCCCTTGCTGTACCGCTGGGGCCGGGCTTTGCCTCTAAACGTGCTCGTAAGCGTACTTTTCAGAGTCGACATGGCGCTCGGGTGGTGACCGCCTTGCTCTTGTTCGCATCATGAGATGCTTGAAGTTTGCTAAAATAGTCTGAACCTTTGCCAAGGAGTGGACCAGGTTCATGCGCATTGTCAGGGGCTATCTCATCACCAGAAATGGGATCGGAGAGGATAGCGACAGTCTTGGCTGCGAGAGTCCAGACTCCGGGTTGGTACTAGGTTTCAACGGCAAGGATGTTGGAGATCTTGATAAAGTTAGATAGGTGAGGGAAAATGAATTACCCAAGCTGTGACCGAGTAACTGCCACCCTGCTTGCGAACGATTGTAAGAGACAGTGGTGCGCGGCTGCAACAGTTTCTCAGCTGCCAAGCAGGTGTGAAGTTGATCAGTGGCTGTGCTTTTCATACTGGCGCTTACCCATGTTGGTTGCTAATGGTATAGCCTTTGTAGTCTCTCCATTTTTTCGTGCAACAAGGTCTTTCAAATCAATACTCTGATTGATTCTAAACACAAACCTTACTTGGAAGGCTCATGTCTGCTCCAAGTATGGAATCTAAACATAAATCTCTGTCTCGATTCTGACATCCATTTTGCTCGACTAGCTGGGTCTAGCAGTACCCCTCACGTCGTTCGCGTCAGTACATCAACAAGAACAGATAGGCAATCCGAGGCCCCTCTTCTTAGAGGTGAAATAAATGGTAACATAGTTCGCGGCATGGACTTTCGACTGTTTGTTCGTGAAGTGTGCAAATTTCCCAACAGTCATTATCAGGCAATCGAAGAAGGCCTAGATCGCAATGCCTTTGAATCAGCTGGTCGGTGGGGCCCAATCATGGATAGAATTAAAGACGTCCCTCTTGGTAATGAAGCTGCACTTTACGCACCGTTAATTGATCTCTACGACTCAATCAGCACACAAATTGGTCCTCTGTTTGACCTCCAAAGCAAAACCAACCTTGCATTCAGGGATACTTCGCAAAATACCTACTTGATTCACCTGCTTTTCGTAAACCAGATATTACTGGTGTGTCTGGAACAATGCCCAATGGAACGCCTAGCTGGAAGGACGTACTGGTTTGTTGGGAGGTGAAGCACAGCAACAAGCGTGGGGCTCAGGACCAACTTGGAGAGCCGCCGAGGAAAAGGGTGAGTATTATAATCCCATGAAACGCAAGTACTCACCCGTAGATCAGTCAAAGCCGTCGCAAAGTGCTAGCCGATCCAGGCAATCGAACAGCGAAGTTGCTGGATCGACGCCAGGTAGAGACAGTGACGATCCATTGGAACAACTACTAAGCTATTGCCTGGAAACAATCAGCGCTCAGCCCCATCGCCGTCATACTATTGGAGTTTTGCTCTCCGAGTGGCGACTACAGCTGGTTTTTCATTCGAGAAGCTTTATTGTAGTCAGTCGAGCTTTTGATATCCGCTCCGACCCAGTCAAGTTGACGGTCGCATTTGCGGCTTTGTGGACAACAGATTTGAAGGCCCTTGGATTCGATTCGCACTTTATTGACAATTCAGGGAATGTCACCATTCGCCCCCAGGAATGTCTTGTCATGATCGGGGACCAAGAGTATACGATCGATAAAGTCCTGTTTCGGGCTCGATCTCTTCTTGGACGCGGAACGGGCACACTTCGGGCGGTGGGGAAATCGCAAGTAAAAGTCGTAATCAAGTTCAACTGTCCACCAAAAGTGCGTGAGTCCGAGGCTGAGCTACTCGAAAAGGCTCAAGATATCCCGAATATCATAAAGGTGGCGGCATCAGCTACCTGGGGTGATACGCTTGATGGATTTGGACCCGAATTTGTAGCTATGGTCAACCATTTTGAACTTCGCGAATTTCGCGTCCTGGTCCTGTCACCCGTGTGCTCTCCACTGACGTCCATCGCTGACTTGGAAACTTTCAAGCGTAGCTTCCGAAAGCTAGTTATTGGTGAGAACTACTCTTCAGCATTGCTATGCTGTATTGATTTATCACCAAATAGCGCACCACGAACTCTACAAGACTGGAATATTGCATTGTGACATTTCTGTTGGAAACATGATGTATGATCCCCTTGGCGATGAGCCTTACTTGATCGATGTGGACCTGGGCAAATCCGTAGAAAAGCTAGCCTCGCCATCGTCTAACCATCGAACAGGGACGCTACCTTTTATGGCTACAGACCTATTGGTGGAGTGCCCACCACCCCACTTGTACCGCCACGATTTAGAGTCCTTTTATTACGTGTTGATATGGATATGCGTCAAGGATCACTGTGGCTGGGATACCGTGCATTCCATTGCGGCTATGCGTGAAAAGAAGGACTCTTTTCTGGCGGTCGGTACAGGTGATAGGATCGGCGGATTGTCACTGATAGACTGGTCGGAGCCGCTGCGGCGAACCTGGATAAACAGAATCCATGGTCTTTTTGTGCGAGGCAGAGCGGCAGTCGATCCTTACTTGGGCAATGTAGAGTCGGACAAGGAGACTTTGGATGGTTATATTACGTTTGTGAAAGTCATGGATGTTTTGACAGCGTAGCATTGACATACAGAACCCGAATAAGGATAGCATTATTTTAATCATACACACTGTATCCGTCAAATACTAACCACGCGTCACGACATGCAGTGCCATAGTTAGTACAGGAACTTATGATCGAATAAAAGAAACGGAATCTCACAATTATTATTAAATAAAGTACCTGAAATTGTTTTTCTTTGTCGGGGCTAAAACTGCGAGTATATTGCGATAATTTGCACAAGAATATAGCATGATTAGATATATTGACCTATTGTGGACCAATACATATCATAAATTTTCTGAAAGCATAGGTACATAATTTTCATAAATAAAACACGTATCCTCACGGGAAACAATCGAGTAGCTCGGGCCCGAAATTGACCGATCAACTGTCACACAAATAGCCAGGTAAAACATGATGCGCCCCTGGTGGCAAGCCGCCCTATCCCGATCATTGGCTCATGTTTATCTGGATATTAATTAGCGCCGATTCTCCGGGATGTGATCGCACGCATACAAATAGATTGGTACTGTTAGACTCGCAGAGGCGAAATGGATGACTAAGCGAGTAAGCGCCGAACGAAGAGGACGGTGCGGACGAGTGTCGAGACGACGAGAGTGAGCGGGGCGAGCGAGTAAAATAAGCGAAATGTATTCTACGAGTAAGAACTGGTGTTGCAAGCGATGGGAGGCATTGGACTTCCCATGCttgcttatatacataagtGCATACATGCAAGGAGGCCGCGGGCGCCGGTAGAAAGTGGCCGTGAGCCCGGAGGGCGAAAcaggagagaaagagagaagtGAAATACAAGACGAAATGAAAGAGGTACGCGAAGATAAGGAGCGGGGAGCCGAGAGGCTCTGCGCGACCGATCGTAAGAACCGATGGTCCAAGTCGGAGTTTGACCGAATCAGGGCCAATGTCGTGCGAATGAGCGCAACGTCCGCGTGGGATCCTCGGATACCTGAGGGACGAGGTGGAGGTGCGAGAGAGTCGCATGAAAGCGACGGGCCGGAGAGAGGGGGCCGGAGGGCGAGGAGAGCAAGGAGAACGGGGCGACAAGGTGGCAACGAGGTGGCAACGAGGTGGCGGTCACGTGCAGGCGTTACGGTGTTACGGACCTGGGTTCGTAACATTTCGGCTTTGGTACGATCTCCTTCACTCGTGGGTATGTAATCTGATCATGACCAGTTAGGATTAATCCAGTCACTAACGTCTGGTAGTTCCTCAACATCGCCTGGACCCCCGTCGTCGCCATTGGCTTGGCGTACTTCTTTGTCCCAGGTGAGGCCCTCATGATTAGCCGTGGACTTAGGTTTGGTGCTGACACTGATATCCAGCTCCTTTCCCTTGCCTTTACCCTTGGACTTACGGCGGGTACGCTTGCGCTTACTATTCTTGGAAGGTGTCTCGCTTTCCCTCTCATCATTGACTATGTATTGCGCTAACACGGGTTTACCGTCATCGTCCAGGACGATGCTCTCATTTAGTACACAACTCGTCCTAGCCGTTACAAATATCTTGTCGTCCGATTCCCTCCTACTTTCCGCACCCATGTTGGGGGTCGTAGGGACTTCCGTAGCTGTTCGCTGGTCGTCAGCATATGCGGGAGCGCTTGTCTGCTCGACCGACGCTCGCTCGACGAGTTCGACGCTCTGTTCTGAGGTCGCTTCCCTGTTCATGGGGGCATCCGCTTCTCGGCGGGTCTCGTTAATCGGCAACGGCCAACTCAACACCTTCCGGATAGGTGGGTCTTGTTGCGTGAGGGCCATATAGGCCAAGGGAGATAACTTGACTCCCTCGGTGTCGGCGAAGGCTATTCCCTGGCGCTTCCCAACACCCAGCACCACCATGCGCTCGCCTGGCTCTCTTGCGCCCTGGGGCATGGTGCCAAAGGTGAGCTGTACTCTTCTCGCTGGTACAATCGCTTGCTCATCAGTGGTCTTGTTTGACGTCTCGGGTTCCACGCGGTTGGCTGTTTTCGGAGCCATGCGTTTATCGGCCCGCCTCTTGGGGGCGGTAGGAACCTTGGATGCGTCGTAGTTGCGTCCGCTGCGCAATTTCCTGCTCATTTTCAGTACGTACTATTTTCTGTGATCGATCAGCAATTGAAGAAATTAAAATAAAGTAAAATGGGACAGTGCAACGGAGGCCAACCCGTCACTCTGTCGTTCGAAATTCGTCGAGTATAAACTCGATACGAGTGTTGTAATTAGTATGTCAAAAAATGTGAGGTTTCACTTATCGTCCACTACTGTAAATACGAACGTTGATGGCGACCGTGTCGCCGaggtaatgacaatccgtaaaacactcgattgttgtggttcGAAAGTAAAGACACTTTTCAGAGAATCCCcccccgggaccttataaggtcaacggggttcatacatgagtaagcgaAATAATCCAAACGAGATtatatagttagaaatcagatacaaacgATAACGGAGATGAGGGTGGGCCGAGGTGGTAAGTCGGGTGAGCGTTGCCGACTTGATTATGTAAGGGGATCGCATATAATGGAGTTAATATACGAATATCGTGCATTCCTtacacatgatcaaaaaacaaaagataaggagttcgtaaaaatactaaaaataatagaaaaaagaggcgaTTCCAATAGTATAATTTGTAGGGGTGTAACATACAAACACAAGTGACTTATAGATTGTCATTCAGCTTTATTAAGTTGTCTGATTTATCTCTATACTACACTGTATTCACAAAACTAACACCATCCTGGGGCTCATCCTTGCAGCACTTCATGTAGCGGTATTACACAAAGCTACGGTTGATAGCACTTGGACCAGTTATCACCTATATTCCACCCATCCATATCTAGCCGGAAGCATCCTTGATCGGCAATCATTGAGGAGTTTGGTAGAAGTTGCAGGTACGTTCGAAGGTCAGGCGGTACCCATACTAGTCGTTGACCGTGTGAGTCCACAATCCAGCCATTGTCATCCAGCAACCAGGAGTCAGGCAGGGTAACGTCAGAAGCAGAGAGAATATTGTTGTTTTGGTCTGACGGAATGCGTTAGCAAAGAAATAATCGGTGGCCCTTCAGTAACATACCTATGCTTATCATGCTGTTCCCTTGCGCTCGATTGGCGTAAGAAGAAATGTCCCAGAATCGAATGGTGCGATCCCACGAGCACGAGGCCAGGTGTGagccatcaggagagaacTGGATGGATTGCACGTCACCAGTATGTCCCATTAGAGGACCGTGTACAGGCTTGCCGTTCTGTGAGTCCCACACGCGCACAGTACGGTCTCTAGACCCAGATGCAACATACAGACCGTTGGGTGAGAACGACACAGAAAGGACGTAGTCACCGTGGGCATCACCACTCTCGCCGCACACAACAAGCTGCTTCCCCGTCTCTGCATCCCATATTCCCACCGATTTGTCATTC
Proteins encoded:
- a CDS encoding kinase domain protein, translated to MPNGTPSWKDVLVCWEVKHSNKRGAQDQLGEPPRKRSKPSQSASRSRQSNSEVAGSTPGRDSDDPLEQLLSYCLETISAQPHRRHTIGVLLSEWRLQLVFHSRSFIVVSRAFDIRSDPVKLTVAFAALWTTDLKALGFDSHFIDNSGNVTIRPQECLVMIGDQEYTIDKVLFRARSLLGRGTGTLRAVGKSQVKVVIKFNCPPKVRESEAELLEKAQDIPNIIKVAASATWGDTLDGFGPEFVAMVNHFELREFRVLVLSPVCSPLTSIADLETFKRSFRKLVIAHHELYKTGILHCDISVGNMMYDPLGDEPYLIDVDLGKSVEKLASPSSNHRTGTLPFMATDLLVECPPPHLYRHDLESFYYVLIWICVKDHCGWDTVHSIAAMREKKDSFLAVGTGDRIGGLSLIDWSEPLRRTWINRIHGLFVRGRAAVDPYLGNVESDKETLDGYITFVKVMDVLTA
- a CDS encoding ubiquitin carboxyl-terminal hydrolase, which gives rise to MAEKLLQPRTTVSYNRSQAGWQLLGHSLVWTLAAKTVAILSDPISGDEIAPDNAHEPGPLLGKGSDYFSKLQASHDANKSKARQSPAPAVQQGTTGLQNLNTCVMNSALQCLTHIPELEEYFLSGLYKQELNYDNPLGMQAHPPSLRQRAMGEATPQTRYQQHDTQQFLGFLLGGLHKDLNRVLKNPYVKKPEWPEEGGNEKAVAKETWEGYKKRNKSIIVDLFQSMYKSTLVYPECSKISITFDPFMYLTLPLPVTKTWRHIIHWVTWDTRKRTLAVEIEVPKDPSYGYLKKLFAKWFRVKAESLLAAKVWSHKFYKFYDDYVNLTELAKKDTLVAYELPVPVKSIAKPPPQTSSFTFGAKPKPSPKPTQAPHSCYLDSTSPRLNAVQRLAYRSLLPLSKDEDGEGELVEQIPPKADEADEAVTKIRPQADEMKVEVVRDVEMQAAQEIVAKEEASTEHAQDDGKLASLAEPQGEEDFEVIGPQTELFELQLFNSVTATRIETGLNMNASSVRWVDWNTLIVEKLSQPTPLVKPTDALVRQWSLPMQTHFFGSESLLFDEWEEHSIDLEDCLNEFTKEEQLGEEDLLYCLRRKKHQQATKRFELWSVPNIFVVRLKRFSNARAMQDKIHALVEFPISELDLSTRVGESGQSDECVYDLFAVDEHMGVLGGGDYWAYAKNLSDGKWYHFEDSYVSKSSAEDSVNANASLLFYQRRLSDSKAVIEKICTRVYSNQGPDSQKSIDMGGQLPMISRGHTDPNLGGSNNNPTFTTPSPVTTGSAGAKYNSLKEKDQDGVEGLGGVAVEVTTTTTMERKEL